Proteins found in one Hoplias malabaricus isolate fHopMal1 chromosome 17, fHopMal1.hap1, whole genome shotgun sequence genomic segment:
- the elmo3 gene encoding engulfment and cell motility protein 3 isoform X2, protein MAEVMQVVREQITRTLSSKPTSLELFKNKVNALNYSEILKLRQTERLHQEETLAPPVLELKERLKPELLELIRQQRLNRLCHGTLFRKISSRRRQDKLWYCRLSPNHKVLHYGDVEEETEIPSIESLQEKIPVADIKALLTGKDCPHMKENKGKQTKEMLDLAFSITYDVEEYSLNFIASSRTDFCLWTDGLNVLLGKEMSSEAMRSELEILLSMEIKLRLLDLENVPIPDSAPPIPKPPSNFNFCYDFSQAEQ, encoded by the exons GTAATGCAGGTGGTACGGGAGCAGATCACCAGGACCTTGTCCAGTAAGCCCACCTCTCTGGAGCTGTTTAAGAACAAGGTGAATGCTCTGAACTACAGTGAGATCCTGAAGTTGCGGCAGACGGAGAGGCTGCACCAGGAGGAGACCCTCGCCCCACCAGTGCT TGAACTGAAGGAGCGCCTGAAACCAGAGTTGTTGGAGCTGATAAGACAGCAGAGGTTGAACCGACTGTGTCATGGCACCCTGTTTCGCAAGATCAGCAGCCGCCGGAGACAAG ATAAGCTGTGGTACTGTCGGCTGTCCCCTAATCACAAAGTCCTGCACTATGGGGACGTGGAGGAGGAGACGGAGATCCCCTCAATTGAGAGTCTGCAGGAGAAGA TCCCTGTGGCAGATATCAAAGCACTGCTAACTGGAAAGGACTGTCCACACATGAAAGAAAACAAGGGAAAGCAAACCAAG GAGATGCTGGACCTGGCATTCAGCATTACGTATGATGTTGAGGAGTACAGCTTAAATTTCATCGCTTCTTCCAGAACAGAT ttctGCCTGTGGACAGATGGGCTGAATGTATTGCTTGGAAAGGAGATGAGCAGTGAGGCAATGCGCAGTGAGCTGGAGATCCTTCTATCCATGGAGATTAAGCTCCGCCTCCTGGACCTGGAGAACGTCCCTATACCAGACTCTGCTCCACCCATCCCCAAACCCCCCAGCAACTTCAACTTCTGCTACGATTTCAGCCAGGCCGAACAGTAA